A single genomic interval of Helianthus annuus cultivar XRQ/B chromosome 6, HanXRQr2.0-SUNRISE, whole genome shotgun sequence harbors:
- the LOC110945000 gene encoding uncharacterized protein LOC110945000 — protein MEDLKKKDKSNFEMDLDKFLIPKNNSHVDPTRKTNIFISEPSLSSIVVSDTIPKYKVDVGQIVLPIKRKATQKCKAVMLVSDESLIAHRTRSKFRNKNESVVVDKFMAAETTSVSRKRSTLKRSKTISIIEFTKVAENRMRLPSAISDELSLSFHNLRDVSIQNIRCEVTNMKTIAEKNGDGYRYGFSKWSAFLKSNQIHMALLFSLNMSSLRSF, from the exons ATGGAAGACCTTAAGAAGAAG GACAAAAGCAACTTTGAGATGGACCTGGACAAATTTTTGATACCGAAGAATAACTCCCAT GTTGATCCTACacgaaaaacaaatatttttattTCTGAACCGAGTCTGTCCTCCATAGTTGTTTCTGAT ACCATTCCGAAATATAAAGTTGATGTTGGTCAAATTGTTTTGCCGATAAAGAGGAAG GCCACTCAGAAATGTAAAGCAGTTATGTTGGTGTCCGATGAGTCTCTTATCGCTCATCGTACACGTTCAAAGTTTAGAAACAAAAATGAATCTGTGGTTGTTGATAAGTTTATGGCTGCTGAAACCACATCTGTTAGCCGTAAACGTTCTACATTGAAAAGGTCGAAAACAATTTCAATCATTGAGTTCACCAAAGTCGCCGAGAACAGAATG CGTTTACCGTCTGCTATTTCCGATGAGTTGTCTCTTTCTTTTCACAACCTCCGTGATGTTTCAATCCAAAACATTAGATGTGAGGTAACAAACATGAAGACGATAGCGGAAAAGAATGGAGATGGTTACAGGTATGGTTTTTCCAAGTGGTCGGCTTTCTTGAAATCAAATCAAATACACATGGCGCTACTCTTTTCTTTAAATATGTCAAGTCTTCGCAGCTTTTGA